A single region of the Thermococcus sp. Bubb.Bath genome encodes:
- a CDS encoding 60S ribosomal export protein NMD3, with protein sequence MGERFCYRCGISEEEGGPLINGLCQVCFRKENPVLLIDEEINTELCQNCGSYKKNGVWVDPRSYELEGLIFEVSDNALVEALERGLDEKVREVEIVSPDEIEEISELPVGKAVASFEPVNWHIEHFPAIVVYNVRVKARIHELQRELHDERKTVTVYVRQTVCPRCSKFLGGYFEAILQVRAEGRPLSEDEREKIGALVQDKVDEIMRKDRMGFIQDTIEKGEGLDFYMGSTGAARKLAQAVKERFGGTISEAYELVGEDRQTSKAVYRTSVSVRLPKFRRGDIVADRNGKVYEVEGVDGRGISLKNLETWESERMDWKTAKREKVDTVEHESGEAMVTSVGKDEVGLMDMNDYRTYEVSKPEFRVEEGKVYRVVRVGKRTYFRSEKG encoded by the coding sequence ATGGGAGAGAGGTTCTGCTACCGCTGTGGAATAAGCGAAGAAGAAGGTGGACCGCTGATAAACGGGCTCTGCCAGGTGTGCTTCCGGAAGGAGAACCCGGTCCTTCTAATTGACGAAGAGATAAACACGGAACTCTGCCAGAACTGCGGGAGCTACAAAAAGAACGGCGTCTGGGTCGATCCGAGGAGCTACGAGCTCGAAGGGCTGATATTCGAAGTCTCCGACAACGCCCTAGTTGAGGCCCTTGAGAGGGGACTGGACGAGAAAGTCAGGGAGGTTGAGATAGTTTCCCCAGATGAAATCGAGGAGATAAGCGAGCTCCCGGTCGGTAAGGCGGTCGCCTCGTTCGAGCCAGTGAACTGGCACATTGAGCACTTCCCGGCGATAGTGGTCTACAATGTCAGAGTAAAGGCGAGGATCCACGAGCTCCAGAGGGAGCTGCACGACGAGAGAAAGACCGTCACCGTCTACGTCCGCCAGACGGTCTGTCCACGCTGTTCAAAGTTCCTGGGCGGCTACTTCGAGGCGATACTCCAGGTCAGGGCGGAGGGGAGGCCGCTGAGTGAGGATGAGAGGGAGAAAATCGGCGCCCTCGTCCAGGATAAAGTCGACGAGATAATGCGGAAGGACAGGATGGGCTTCATACAGGACACCATTGAGAAGGGGGAGGGGCTGGACTTTTACATGGGCTCAACAGGGGCCGCTAGAAAACTTGCTCAGGCGGTGAAGGAGCGCTTCGGGGGGACGATAAGCGAGGCGTACGAGCTCGTGGGTGAAGACAGGCAGACGAGCAAGGCCGTTTACAGGACGAGCGTCAGTGTGAGACTCCCCAAGTTCAGAAGGGGGGATATAGTGGCGGACAGGAACGGGAAGGTGTACGAGGTTGAAGGAGTTGACGGGAGGGGAATATCCCTGAAGAACCTTGAAACCTGGGAGAGCGAGCGCATGGACTGGAAAACGGCAAAGCGGGAGAAGGTTGACACCGTGGAGCATGAGAGCGGCGAGGCCATGGTGACGAGCGTTGGGAAGGACGAGGTAGGACTAATGGACATGAACGACTACCGCACTTACGAGGTCTCGAAACCCGAGTTCAGGGTAGAAGAGGGAAAGGTCTACCGTGTGGTCAGGGTGGGCAAGAGAACGTACTTCCGTTCCGAAAAGGGGTAA
- a CDS encoding translation initiation factor IF-2 subunit alpha codes for MPRKAKEYPEEGEFVVATVKNIHPYGAFLKLDEYPGKEGFMHISEVAPTWVKNIRDFVKEGQKIVAKVIRVDPSKGHIDLSLKRVNQQQRKAKLQEYKRAQKAENLLRMAAEKLGKDFETAWKEVWVPLEEEYGEVYAAFEDAAQNGIDVLKDLVSEEWLGALEPIIMSYVEIPRVTIDAEFEITVPKPNGVEIIREALIRARDRANEEKEIEVKFSYQGAPRYKIDITAPDYYKAEEVLESIAEEILRVIKEAGGEATLLRKEKRIKKVKRKGE; via the coding sequence ATGCCGAGAAAGGCCAAAGAGTATCCCGAAGAGGGAGAGTTCGTTGTCGCCACTGTCAAGAACATTCACCCTTACGGTGCATTTCTCAAGCTCGATGAGTATCCGGGTAAGGAGGGCTTCATGCACATCAGCGAGGTCGCCCCGACGTGGGTCAAAAACATCAGGGACTTCGTAAAGGAGGGCCAGAAGATAGTCGCCAAGGTCATCCGTGTTGACCCGAGCAAGGGGCACATCGACCTGAGCCTCAAGCGCGTCAACCAGCAGCAGAGGAAGGCCAAACTCCAGGAGTACAAGCGCGCCCAGAAGGCAGAGAACCTCCTCAGGATGGCCGCTGAGAAGCTCGGAAAGGACTTCGAGACGGCGTGGAAGGAAGTCTGGGTTCCGCTGGAGGAAGAGTACGGAGAGGTCTACGCCGCCTTTGAGGATGCAGCCCAGAACGGCATCGATGTCCTCAAAGACCTCGTGAGTGAGGAGTGGCTCGGGGCGCTTGAGCCCATAATCATGTCTTATGTCGAGATTCCGCGCGTCACCATTGACGCCGAGTTCGAGATAACCGTCCCCAAGCCAAACGGTGTCGAGATAATCAGGGAGGCCCTAATCCGCGCGAGGGATAGGGCCAACGAGGAGAAGGAGATTGAAGTTAAGTTCTCCTATCAGGGTGCCCCACGCTACAAGATTGACATAACCGCCCCGGACTACTACAAGGCCGAGGAGGTTCTTGAGAGCATAGCGGAGGAGATACTCCGCGTCATCAAGGAAGCCGGCGGAGAGGCAACCCTCCTCAGGAAGGAGAAGAGGATAAAGAAGGTCAAGAGGAAGGGTGAGTGA
- a CDS encoding mannose-1-phosphate guanylyltransferase/mannose-6-phosphate isomerase, whose translation MKSIVLAGGKGTRLWPLSRELMPKQFVHFLDEKSLFQHTVERALLFSEPSEIFVVTNRDYRFRVLDDLREVGIELPEENILLEPAGRNTLPALVWAAIKIEEKFGPSKVAVLPSDHLIEAGEAYEKAFENAEKLADGFLVTFGIKPTRPHTGYGYIKPGERIEEDGKLIGYAVDEFKEKPDLETAKRYVEGGYFWNSGMFAFSTSLFLEEVAKHASEVLEAFESSSEIEEAYEKVPEISIDYGVMEKTDKAAVVPLNVYWSDLGSFDAIYEVFEKDGDGNAIRIRGRKGYHIGVNSKNNLIMTERLTVTVGVSDLVIVDTGDALLVAHRGETQRVKEVYKALKEMGDERAIVHRTAYRPWGSYTVLEESDRYKIKRLTVLPGKKLSLQMHYHRSEHWVVVRGTATVVVGDKEILLRPGESTFIPAGVKHRLENPGKVILEVIETQIGEYLGEDDIVRFEDDFGRD comes from the coding sequence ATGAAGAGCATTGTTCTAGCGGGGGGAAAGGGGACGCGGCTCTGGCCACTGAGCAGGGAGCTGATGCCCAAGCAGTTCGTCCACTTCCTCGATGAGAAAAGCCTCTTCCAGCACACGGTTGAGAGAGCGCTCCTCTTCTCCGAGCCCTCAGAGATATTCGTGGTGACCAACAGGGACTACCGCTTCAGGGTTCTCGATGACCTTAGGGAGGTAGGAATAGAGCTTCCAGAGGAGAACATCCTGCTCGAACCGGCCGGGAGGAACACCCTTCCGGCACTGGTCTGGGCGGCCATTAAAATAGAGGAGAAGTTCGGGCCATCTAAAGTGGCCGTCCTCCCAAGCGACCATCTAATAGAGGCCGGAGAAGCCTACGAGAAGGCCTTTGAGAACGCGGAGAAGCTCGCCGACGGGTTTCTCGTAACCTTTGGCATAAAACCCACTAGGCCGCACACGGGCTACGGCTACATAAAGCCGGGCGAGAGAATTGAGGAAGACGGAAAGCTCATAGGCTACGCTGTTGATGAGTTCAAGGAGAAGCCGGACCTCGAAACTGCGAAGAGGTACGTTGAGGGGGGCTACTTCTGGAACAGCGGAATGTTCGCGTTCTCCACCTCACTTTTCCTTGAGGAGGTTGCGAAGCACGCGTCCGAAGTCCTTGAGGCCTTCGAGTCGAGCTCCGAAATCGAGGAAGCCTACGAGAAAGTCCCGGAAATAAGCATCGACTACGGCGTCATGGAGAAGACCGACAAGGCGGCCGTTGTTCCCCTTAACGTCTACTGGAGCGACCTCGGGAGCTTCGACGCGATATACGAGGTCTTTGAGAAGGACGGGGATGGAAATGCAATCCGGATACGTGGAAGGAAGGGCTATCACATTGGGGTGAACTCCAAGAACAACCTGATAATGACCGAGAGGCTGACCGTGACCGTTGGAGTCAGCGATTTGGTAATCGTAGACACGGGAGACGCGCTCCTGGTTGCTCACAGGGGCGAGACCCAGAGGGTCAAGGAGGTCTACAAGGCTCTTAAGGAAATGGGCGACGAACGGGCTATAGTCCACAGGACGGCATACAGGCCCTGGGGAAGCTACACAGTCCTTGAGGAGAGCGACCGCTACAAGATAAAGCGCCTGACCGTTCTGCCGGGTAAGAAGCTCTCCCTCCAGATGCACTACCACAGGAGCGAGCACTGGGTCGTGGTGAGGGGAACTGCAACGGTGGTCGTTGGGGATAAGGAGATACTCCTCCGCCCAGGTGAGAGCACCTTCATCCCCGCTGGAGTCAAGCACCGCCTTGAGAACCCCGGGAAGGTCATCCTTGAGGTCATCGAGACTCAGATAGGTGAGTACCTCGGCGAGGACGACATAGTTCGCTTTGAGGACGACTTCGGGAGGGACTAA
- a CDS encoding 30S ribosomal protein S17e, with protein sequence MGNIKQTFIKRAARELFDRYPDQFTREFEHNKKKVEELTNVTSKTIRNRIAGYITRLVRMKEEGKML encoded by the coding sequence ATGGGAAACATTAAGCAGACGTTCATCAAGAGGGCCGCTCGCGAGCTCTTCGACAGGTACCCCGACCAGTTCACAAGGGAGTTCGAGCACAACAAGAAGAAGGTTGAGGAACTCACCAACGTCACCAGTAAGACCATAAGGAACAGGATAGCTGGCTACATAACTAGGCTCGTCAGGATGAAGGAAGAAGGAAAGATGCTCTGA
- a CDS encoding ADP-specific glucokinase — protein MGWDNLYASAFERVRANIDMVGKVLLAYNTNIDAIKYLQREDLEVRIEKAGQEEVLHYAEELPRRIESVPQLLGSILWSIGRGKAAELFVESCSTRFYMKRWGWDELRMGGQVGIMANLLGGVYGVPVIAHVPQLSRLQAELFKEGPIYVPKGEGENLELVHPKEFKADEENCIHYIYEFPRGFRVLDFEAPRENRFIGSADDYNPNVVIRPEFEEQFEEIAANAELAILSGLQALTEENYRGPLKTVKAHLDILEEKGIPVHLEFAFTPDETVRKAFVGILGKFWSVGLNEVELASVMNVMGEKAIAEKLLASDPVDPIAVTEAMLKLAKKTGVRRIHFHTYGYYFALTDYRGEFVRDALLFAALAAAAKAKLGDIRNIDDVVKAMDVPVNEKAEGVGEALTKVYDMENGIAEVNGYQLAFIPTKIVAKPRSTVGIGDTISSSAFVGEFALR, from the coding sequence GTGGGCTGGGACAATCTTTACGCTTCTGCGTTCGAGAGGGTTCGCGCTAACATCGATATGGTCGGAAAGGTTCTGCTCGCCTACAACACCAACATCGACGCAATAAAATACCTCCAAAGGGAAGACCTTGAGGTGAGAATCGAAAAGGCCGGACAGGAAGAGGTTCTGCACTATGCTGAAGAACTTCCCAGAAGGATAGAGAGCGTTCCGCAGCTTTTGGGTTCAATCCTTTGGAGCATCGGGAGGGGGAAGGCTGCCGAGCTCTTCGTCGAGAGCTGTTCAACGCGCTTTTACATGAAGCGCTGGGGCTGGGACGAGCTGAGGATGGGCGGTCAGGTCGGGATAATGGCCAACCTCCTGGGTGGAGTGTACGGCGTCCCCGTGATAGCCCATGTTCCACAGCTCTCCCGCCTTCAAGCCGAGCTCTTCAAGGAGGGTCCGATTTACGTGCCCAAAGGAGAGGGTGAAAATCTTGAACTCGTCCACCCGAAGGAGTTCAAGGCCGACGAGGAGAACTGCATCCACTACATCTACGAGTTCCCGCGCGGGTTCAGGGTTCTCGACTTCGAGGCCCCGAGGGAGAACCGCTTCATAGGCTCTGCGGATGACTACAACCCTAACGTCGTGATAAGGCCGGAGTTTGAGGAACAATTCGAGGAAATTGCCGCAAATGCAGAGCTGGCCATACTAAGCGGCCTCCAGGCCCTGACGGAGGAGAACTACCGCGGGCCCTTGAAGACCGTAAAAGCACACCTTGACATCCTTGAGGAGAAGGGAATCCCAGTTCATCTCGAGTTCGCCTTCACTCCTGACGAAACCGTGAGGAAGGCCTTCGTCGGCATCCTTGGAAAGTTCTGGAGTGTTGGGTTAAACGAGGTCGAGCTCGCCTCGGTGATGAACGTGATGGGTGAGAAAGCTATCGCCGAGAAGCTCCTTGCCAGTGACCCGGTTGACCCGATAGCCGTCACGGAGGCCATGCTCAAGCTCGCCAAGAAGACTGGAGTGAGGAGGATACACTTCCACACCTATGGCTACTACTTCGCCTTAACCGACTACCGCGGCGAGTTCGTGAGGGACGCACTCCTGTTCGCTGCCCTGGCCGCAGCCGCGAAGGCTAAACTGGGCGACATCAGGAACATAGACGACGTCGTGAAGGCAATGGACGTCCCGGTGAACGAGAAGGCTGAGGGCGTTGGAGAAGCTTTAACGAAAGTGTACGACATGGAGAACGGCATCGCGGAGGTAAACGGCTACCAGCTTGCATTTATCCCCACGAAGATCGTCGCCAAGCCGAGATCAACCGTTGGAATTGGGGACACCATCTCAAGCTCGGCCTTCGTGGGTGAGTTCGCCCTCAGGTGA
- a CDS encoding RNA-protein complex protein Nop10 — protein MHFRIRKCPNCGRYTLKEVCPVCGSETKVAHPPRFSPEDPYGEYRRRLKRELLGIARGAGK, from the coding sequence ATGCACTTCAGGATACGGAAGTGCCCCAACTGCGGCAGGTACACGCTCAAGGAGGTCTGTCCTGTCTGCGGGAGCGAGACCAAGGTAGCTCACCCGCCGCGCTTCTCTCCGGAGGACCCCTACGGGGAGTACAGGCGCAGGCTGAAGCGTGAGCTTTTGGGAATAGCCAGGGGGGCAGGAAAATGA
- a CDS encoding ABC transporter permease subunit: MRKLATLLRWELEDGVRLLLFALGVPALTYLLTVAYLKSQWSMTSLTGGHPEAYGKDFILSSITAEHFFSYPMLSLGFWILLSLLVAVLSVLAFRYDRERGYALTVYSLPYSKVSIFIGKLLSVVILSLLALYIPLFLADFVPNADIASKVWEIVLSWRYLNLVIFATYFVLFSLSVSVLFSTLLRDMFLAFMGAFFVLVLPFFAGLSWPPFSFLPFMSRALTGASPLEGSNLLWGLVIPAVLLFASSIAFTGRDVL, encoded by the coding sequence TTGAGGAAGCTGGCAACGCTGCTCCGCTGGGAGCTGGAGGACGGCGTAAGATTGCTGCTCTTCGCCCTCGGCGTTCCCGCCTTAACCTACCTGCTGACGGTGGCGTATCTGAAGTCCCAGTGGAGTATGACCAGCCTGACTGGAGGCCATCCAGAGGCCTACGGGAAGGACTTCATCCTCAGCAGCATAACCGCCGAGCACTTCTTCAGCTACCCCATGCTCTCCCTCGGCTTCTGGATTCTCCTGAGCCTCCTCGTGGCGGTTCTTTCCGTTCTCGCCTTCCGCTACGACAGGGAGCGCGGCTACGCCCTCACCGTCTACTCCCTCCCCTACTCCAAGGTGAGCATCTTCATAGGAAAGCTCCTCTCGGTCGTCATCCTCTCCCTCCTGGCCCTTTACATACCCCTTTTCCTCGCGGACTTCGTGCCCAACGCCGACATCGCGTCCAAGGTATGGGAAATCGTCCTGAGCTGGAGATATCTCAACCTCGTAATCTTTGCAACCTACTTCGTCCTCTTCTCGCTCTCGGTTTCCGTTCTCTTCTCAACGCTCCTGAGGGACATGTTCCTCGCGTTTATGGGAGCTTTCTTCGTTCTCGTCCTCCCGTTCTTTGCAGGGCTCAGCTGGCCGCCCTTCTCATTCCTCCCATTTATGAGCAGGGCACTCACGGGAGCCTCTCCTCTTGAGGGCTCCAACCTTCTCTGGGGGCTGGTGATTCCCGCGGTGCTTCTGTTCGCCTCTTCAATCGCCTTCACGGGGAGGGATGTCCTGTGA
- a CDS encoding ImmA/IrrE family metallo-endopeptidase, producing the protein MMSKKFLRLTPPRGISEMDDVRWGRTLAHELGHYVFWLGDEYMDWRGNSYYWDYITCDDFACYPERDVYYAAPDSVMKNDWVWSELSTPKDYEEFHKYLNNTYGDWKPYTTDQWGNTTRTNENSDEVDPGIWHSSAWETVYKILTGDNLKIKACIPQKDFNVKGSIPCSMKTLVLENKIYLDFTPTSEFTPKTGPYTGVSYFMEVIWG; encoded by the coding sequence ATGATGTCTAAGAAGTTCCTTCGACTAACCCCTCCAAGAGGGATTAGTGAAATGGACGACGTGCGCTGGGGTAGAACGCTTGCTCACGAGCTCGGACACTATGTCTTCTGGCTTGGAGACGAGTACATGGACTGGCGGGGGAACTCTTACTATTGGGACTATATAACGTGCGATGACTTTGCATGTTATCCCGAGAGGGATGTGTACTATGCAGCTCCTGACTCAGTTATGAAGAATGATTGGGTCTGGAGTGAGCTGAGCACTCCCAAAGATTATGAGGAATTTCACAAGTATTTAAACAACACGTACGGTGACTGGAAGCCCTACACTACGGATCAATGGGGGAACACTACCAGAACAAACGAAAATAGCGATGAAGTAGATCCAGGAATATGGCACTCATCAGCGTGGGAGACTGTTTACAAGATACTCACCGGCGATAACCTGAAGATAAAAGCGTGCATCCCACAAAAGGACTTTAATGTTAAGGGAAGCATCCCATGCAGTATGAAAACATTAGTTCTTGAGAACAAAATTTACTTAGATTTTACTCCAACCTCGGAATTTACTCCCAAAACAGGCCCCTACACAGGAGTCAGCTATTTCATGGAGGTGATCTGGGGGTGA
- the glmM gene encoding phosphoglucosamine mutase gives MGKLFGTFGVRGIANEKITPEFALKIGMAFGTLLRREGKERPLVVVGRDPRVSGEMLKDALISGLLSTGCDVIDVGIAPTPAIQWATDHFGGDGGAVITASHNPPEYNGIKLLEPNGMGLKKEREAVVEKLFFSEDFYRAKWDEIGELRKEDIIKPYIEAIKNRVDVEAIKKRKPFVVVDTSNGAGSLTLPYLLRELGCKVVSVNAHPDGHFPARNPEPNEENLKEFKEIVKALGADFGVAQDGDADRAVFIDENGRFIQGDKTFALVADAVLREKGGGLLVTTVATSNLLDEVAKRNGAKVMRTKVGDLIVARALLENNGTIGGEENGGVIFPDFVLGRDGAMTTAKIVEIFAKSGKKFSELIDELPRYYQFKTKRHVEGDRKAIVAKVAELAEKKGYKIDTTDGTKILFPDGWVLVRASGTEPIIRIFSEAKSEEKAKEYLELGIDLLKESIGE, from the coding sequence ATGGGAAAACTCTTTGGGACCTTCGGAGTTAGGGGAATAGCGAACGAGAAGATAACCCCCGAGTTCGCTCTTAAAATCGGCATGGCCTTTGGAACACTCCTTAGGAGGGAAGGCAAGGAAAGGCCGCTCGTAGTTGTGGGCAGGGACCCGCGGGTAAGCGGTGAGATGCTGAAGGATGCCCTGATAAGCGGGCTCTTGAGCACCGGCTGCGACGTCATAGACGTTGGAATAGCCCCAACTCCCGCAATTCAGTGGGCAACAGACCACTTTGGGGGGGATGGAGGAGCGGTCATAACGGCCTCTCACAACCCGCCAGAGTACAACGGCATAAAGCTCCTCGAACCGAACGGCATGGGCCTGAAGAAGGAGAGGGAAGCCGTAGTTGAGAAGCTGTTCTTCAGTGAGGACTTCTACAGGGCGAAGTGGGACGAGATAGGCGAGCTGAGGAAGGAAGACATCATCAAGCCCTACATCGAGGCGATAAAAAACAGGGTAGACGTTGAAGCAATAAAGAAGAGGAAACCATTCGTCGTCGTGGACACTTCAAACGGTGCCGGTTCGCTTACCCTGCCCTACCTCCTAAGGGAGCTTGGCTGTAAGGTCGTCTCCGTCAACGCCCACCCGGACGGCCACTTCCCCGCCAGAAACCCGGAGCCGAACGAGGAGAACCTGAAGGAGTTCAAGGAGATAGTGAAGGCCCTTGGAGCGGACTTCGGCGTGGCCCAGGACGGAGACGCAGACAGGGCGGTCTTCATCGACGAGAACGGCCGCTTCATCCAGGGCGACAAGACTTTTGCCCTCGTTGCCGATGCCGTGCTGAGGGAGAAGGGAGGAGGGCTCCTCGTCACCACAGTAGCCACATCAAACCTCCTCGATGAGGTAGCAAAGAGGAACGGGGCCAAAGTTATGCGCACAAAGGTTGGTGACCTCATAGTTGCCCGCGCCCTGCTTGAAAACAACGGCACCATTGGCGGCGAGGAGAACGGCGGCGTTATCTTCCCGGACTTCGTGCTTGGCAGGGACGGGGCAATGACCACAGCCAAGATAGTCGAGATATTCGCCAAGAGCGGCAAGAAGTTCAGCGAGCTCATAGATGAACTGCCAAGGTACTACCAGTTCAAGACGAAGAGGCATGTTGAAGGCGATAGAAAGGCCATCGTAGCTAAAGTGGCCGAACTCGCAGAGAAGAAGGGCTACAAAATAGACACCACGGACGGAACGAAGATACTCTTCCCGGACGGCTGGGTTTTAGTGAGGGCCAGTGGAACCGAGCCGATAATCAGAATTTTCAGCGAGGCCAAGAGCGAGGAGAAAGCTAAAGAGTACCTTGAGCTTGGAATTGATCTTTTGAAGGAAAGCATAGGGGAGTAA
- a CDS encoding ABC transporter ATP-binding protein: protein MITARNLTKRFGKIVALDGVTVEIPEGTNLILGPNGGGKSTFFKLATGVYRPSSGRIELFGRDPWKDAPAKERVGVAYDPVSFPPLVSGREWLGFLARSKGFSEEEVERVAKLFELDFLDELTRNYSSGMLKKLAVAQAFIGDPELVMIDEPLANLDFESIGRFIRLMKKEKEGRSFLIISHIWEPLLPVVDRVYVIAGGKLILSGETKEVKEEVERLFKLRIDA, encoded by the coding sequence ATGATAACCGCTAGAAACCTGACCAAGAGGTTCGGTAAAATCGTCGCGCTCGATGGGGTCACCGTTGAGATACCGGAGGGCACCAACCTCATCCTCGGCCCGAACGGCGGTGGAAAGAGCACCTTCTTCAAACTGGCGACCGGGGTTTACAGGCCCAGTTCCGGGAGGATAGAGCTCTTCGGGAGGGACCCCTGGAAGGATGCCCCCGCGAAGGAAAGGGTCGGCGTTGCCTACGACCCAGTTTCGTTTCCGCCCCTCGTCTCCGGGAGGGAATGGCTTGGATTCCTGGCAAGGTCGAAGGGCTTCAGCGAGGAGGAGGTGGAGAGAGTCGCTAAGTTATTTGAGCTCGACTTCCTCGATGAACTAACGAGGAACTACTCCTCTGGCATGCTGAAGAAGCTCGCCGTCGCCCAGGCCTTCATCGGCGACCCGGAGCTGGTCATGATAGACGAACCGCTGGCAAACCTCGACTTTGAGAGTATAGGGCGCTTCATAAGACTCATGAAGAAAGAGAAAGAGGGCAGGAGTTTCCTGATAATAAGCCACATCTGGGAGCCCCTCCTCCCGGTCGTCGACAGGGTCTACGTCATAGCGGGCGGAAAACTCATCCTCAGCGGGGAGACAAAAGAGGTGAAGGAAGAAGTCGAGAGACTGTTCAAGTTGAGGATAGACGCCTGA
- a CDS encoding ArsR family transcriptional regulator has protein sequence MESDKGKLLDILGNETRRRILILLTRRPYYVSELSQELGVGQKAVLEHLRILKGAGLIEERTEKIPRGRPRKYYTIKRGFRMEVMLTPYLFGTELYEPRHSRRGDIYTEARELIKSTEPVEEKVDELVGFLNDVEAQLDEIMEARRELEEVRLLVETYIGNLLRRVAQEDERLFEEVLSDLRGKLPRRILEDLDGL, from the coding sequence ATGGAATCAGACAAGGGGAAGCTGCTCGACATACTGGGAAACGAGACCAGGCGGAGGATTCTCATCCTGCTCACCCGCAGGCCGTACTACGTCAGCGAGCTGAGTCAGGAGCTGGGGGTGGGCCAAAAAGCCGTCTTAGAGCATCTTAGGATACTGAAGGGAGCGGGCCTGATTGAGGAGAGAACGGAGAAGATACCCCGCGGGAGACCCAGGAAGTACTACACGATAAAGCGGGGCTTCAGGATGGAGGTAATGCTCACCCCGTACCTTTTTGGCACCGAGCTCTACGAGCCGAGGCATTCCCGCAGGGGCGACATCTACACCGAGGCCAGGGAGCTTATAAAATCCACCGAGCCTGTGGAAGAGAAAGTGGACGAGCTCGTGGGTTTCCTCAACGATGTGGAGGCCCAGCTGGATGAGATAATGGAAGCCAGACGAGAGCTTGAGGAAGTCCGGCTGCTGGTGGAGACTTACATAGGGAATCTCCTGCGCCGCGTTGCCCAGGAGGACGAGAGGCTCTTTGAGGAAGTTCTCAGCGACCTTAGGGGAAAACTGCCGCGCAGAATTCTGGAAGACCTCGACGGCCTTTAG
- a CDS encoding proteasome assembly chaperone family protein, with protein MKETVVYMLERPQLKDPVFIEGLPGIGLVGKLAADHLIQELGAVKFAELYSPHFMHQVLIKKGSIVELMKNEFYYWKNPDENGRDLIIITGDQQVPPTDSLGHYEVIGKMLDLVQELGVREIITMGGYQVPELQGEPKVLAAVTHEELVEHYKEKLEGCSVEVTWREDEGGAIVGAAGLLLGMGKLRSMYGISLLWESLGYIVDPKAAKAVLSAVAKILGIEIDMKALDERAKETEEILQKVQEMQRAMLEQGMPQSTQEEEDRGYL; from the coding sequence ATGAAGGAAACGGTCGTTTACATGCTTGAGAGGCCCCAGTTGAAGGACCCGGTGTTCATAGAGGGCCTTCCTGGGATAGGTCTGGTAGGAAAGCTTGCGGCTGACCACCTAATTCAGGAGCTTGGAGCCGTCAAGTTCGCCGAACTATACTCACCCCACTTCATGCACCAAGTTCTCATCAAGAAGGGCTCGATAGTTGAGCTGATGAAGAACGAGTTCTACTACTGGAAGAACCCCGACGAGAACGGAAGGGACCTTATCATAATCACCGGCGACCAGCAGGTCCCGCCGACTGACAGCCTAGGACACTACGAGGTCATTGGAAAGATGCTCGACCTCGTCCAGGAACTCGGGGTGAGGGAGATAATCACCATGGGTGGCTACCAGGTGCCGGAGCTCCAGGGCGAGCCGAAGGTTCTCGCGGCGGTAACCCACGAGGAGCTCGTTGAGCACTACAAGGAGAAGCTCGAGGGCTGCTCAGTTGAGGTAACCTGGAGGGAGGACGAGGGCGGAGCTATCGTTGGTGCCGCGGGCCTTCTCCTCGGCATGGGCAAGCTCCGCTCCATGTACGGCATAAGCCTCCTCTGGGAGAGCCTCGGCTACATCGTCGACCCGAAGGCGGCCAAGGCGGTTCTCAGCGCAGTGGCGAAGATACTCGGCATTGAGATTGATATGAAGGCCCTCGACGAGAGGGCCAAGGAGACCGAGGAGATACTCCAGAAGGTCCAGGAGATGCAGAGGGCGATGCTTGAGCAGGGAATGCCCCAGTCGACGCAGGAAGAGGAGGACAGGGGCTACCTCTGA
- a CDS encoding DUF424 domain-containing protein has translation MIYIKVYKVQGEVLLAACDEELLGKTFRDGELKLEVKERFYKGELVEERALEGLLEEATIANLTGERCVSKAIELGYVDEERVLRVEGVPHAQMARMMW, from the coding sequence ATGATATACATCAAGGTTTACAAGGTTCAGGGGGAGGTTCTGCTAGCGGCGTGCGATGAGGAACTCCTGGGAAAGACGTTCAGGGATGGCGAACTCAAGCTGGAGGTAAAAGAGCGCTTTTACAAGGGCGAACTCGTCGAGGAGAGAGCCCTTGAGGGGCTGCTTGAAGAGGCCACTATCGCAAACCTCACGGGCGAGAGGTGCGTCTCAAAGGCGATAGAGCTCGGCTATGTGGACGAGGAGAGGGTTCTCAGGGTTGAGGGCGTCCCCCACGCCCAGATGGCGAGAATGATGTGGTGA